A window of the Tenebrio molitor chromosome 1, icTenMoli1.1, whole genome shotgun sequence genome harbors these coding sequences:
- the Xpd gene encoding general transcription and DNA repair factor IIH helicase subunit XPD, with the protein MRLNVDGLIVYFPYDYIYPEQYAYMCELKKALDAKGHCLLEMPSGTGKTTTLLSLVVAYMLEHPHDVRKLIYCSRTVPEIEKVMEELKKLLLYYEKQDGEYPHLTGVVLSSRKNLCVHPEVSTEREGKIVDGKCHSLTASYIRERHNYDDTTPICQYYEGFTLDGKESTMPYGVYSIDDLKQYGRDRNWCPYFLSRFVINHANIVVYSYHYLLDPKIAEVVSKELTKEAVVIFDEAHNIDNVCIDSMSVKVNKRIIDRATANVTLLERTVAEMREDDHKKLQDEYQRLVEGLRDASVARETDVILANPVLPDVILEEAVPGNIRNAEHFISFLKRFIEYLKTRLRVQHVVQESPAGFLKDVQSKVCIERKPLRFCAERLASLLRTLEISDLTDFSPVILITHLATLVATYTKGFTIIVEPFDDKTPTVSNPILHFSCLDSSIAIKPVFDRFQTVVITSGTLSPMDMYPKILNFHPVIMSSFTMTLARPCLLPMIVSKGNDQVAISSKFETREDNAVIRNYGQLLVEVAANVPDGIVCFFTSYLYLESVVASWYDQGVIDSLQRYKLLFIETQDSAETSFALMYYIKACESGRGAVLLSVARGKVSEGVDFDHHLGRAVLMFGIPYVYTQSRILKARLDYLRDQFQIRENDFLTFDAMRHAAQCVGRAIRGKTDYGIMIFADKRFSRSDKRSKLPKWIQEHLKDSLTNLSTEEAVQIAKRWLRQMAQPFTREDQLGVSLLTLEQLQNLEASKIQEQAQQN; encoded by the exons ATGAG GTTAAACGTGGACGGTTTAATAGTGTATTTCCCGTACGACTATATCTACCCCGAACAGTATGCCTACATGTGCGAACTCAAAAAAGCGCTCGACGCCAAG GGCCACTGTCTCCTGGAAATGCCTTCAGGAACAGGCAAGACCACGACTCTTCTATCCCTGGTGGTGGCGTACATGCTCGAGCACCCTCACGACGTCAGGAAACTGATTTACTGTTCCCGAACCGTCCCCGAGATCGAGAAGGTGATGGAAGAGTTGAAAAAACTTCTcttgtattatgaaaaacaagaCGGCGAGTACCCCCACTTGACAGGTGTGGTATTGTCCTCACGGAAAAATCTTTGCGTTCATCCGGAA GTGAGTACAGAGAGGGAGGGGAAGATCGTCGACGGGAAGTGTCACTCGCTGACGGCGAGTTACATACGAGAGAGACACAATTATGACGACACCACTCCGATTTGTCAGTATTACGAGGGTTTCACGTTGGACGGCAAGGAGAGTACGATGCCGTACGGGGTGTACAGCATCGACGACCTGAAGCAGTACGGACGAGACCGCAACTGGTGCCCCTACTTCCTGTCCAGATTTGTG ATCAACCATGCCAACATCGTCGTTTACAGTTACCACTACTTGCTGGACCCCAAAATCGCCGAAGTCGTCTCGAAAGAGCTGACCAAAGAGGCGGTCGTGATCTTCGACGAGGCTCACAATATCGACAACGTCTGCATCGACTCTATGAGCGTCAAAGTCAACAAGAGAATCATCGACAGAGCCACCGCCAACGTGACGCTACTGGAGCGCACCGTCGCCGA GATGAGAGAGGATGACCACAAAAAGCTGCAAGACGAGTACCAGAGGCTGGTGGAAGGATTGAGGGACGCCAGCGTGGCGCGCGAGACCGACGTGATCTTGGCCAATCCGGTGCTGCCAGACGTCATCCTCGAAG AGGCGGTCCCCGGCAACATCCGCAACGCCGAGCACTTCATCAGTTTCTTGAAGCGCTTCATCGAGTACCTCAAAACGCGCCTCAGGGTGCAACATGTGGTCCAAGAAAGCCCAGCCGGATTCTTGAAAGATGTCCAGAGCAAAGTCTGCATTGAGCGGAAACCGCTGCGGTTCTGCGCGGAGCGTCTGGCCTCGCTCCTCAGAACTCTAGAAATTAGCGATTTGACAGACTTCAGTCCGGTCATCCTCATAACTCATCTGGCGACACTTGTGGCCACCTACACTAAAGGATTCACCATAATTGTCGAGCCTTTCGACGACAAGACCCCCACCGTGTCCAACCCCATCTTGCATTTCAGCTGTTTGGACTCGTCAATCGCCATAAAACCGGTTTTCGACCGGTTCCAGACTGTTGTGATCACCTCCGGGACGCTCTCGCCCATGGACATGTACCCAAAAATCTTGAATTTCCATCCTGTGATCATGTCGTCCTTCACGATGACACTAGCGAGACCATGCTTGCTACCAATG ATTGTGTCCAAAGGTAACGACCAAGTGGCGATTTCGTCCAAGTTCGAAACGAGAGAAGACAACGCCGTTATCAGAAATTACGGACAGCTGTTGGTAGAGGTCGCTGCTAACGTCCCAGACGGCATCGTCTGTTTTTTCACGTCCTACCTGTACCTGGAGTCGGTGGTGGCCAGTTGGTACGACCAAGGAGTCATCGACAGCTTGCAACGCTACAAGCTGCTCTTCATCGAGACGCAAGACTCGGCGGAGACGAGTTTCGCATTGATGTACTACATAAAA GCGTGCGAATCGGGACGAGGGGCCGTGTTGCTTTCCGTGGCCAGAGGTAAGGTGTCCGAAGGGGTGGACTTCGACCACCACCTGGGGAGAGCCGTCTTGATGTTCGGAATCCCCTACGTCTACACCCAATCCAGAATTCTCAAGGCGCGTCTGGACTACCTCAGAGACCAGTTCCAAATAAGAGAGAACGACTTTTTAACTTTCGACGCCATGAGGCACGCCGCGCAGTGCGTGGGGAGGGCAATCAGAGGCAAGACTGACTACGGGATCATGATTTTCGCCGACAAGAGATTCTCGAGGTCGGACAAGAGGTCGAAGTTGCCCAAGTGGATTCAAGAACACTTGAAAGATTCTCTGACGAATCTGTCGACCGAAGAAGCAGTTCAA ATCGCGAAGAGGTGGTTGAGACAAATGGCGCAGCCGTTTACGCGAGAAGACCAACTGGGGGTGTCGCTGTTGACGCTAGAGCAGTTGCAGAATTTGGAAGCAAGCAAGATTCAAGAGCAAGCTCAACAGAATTGA
- the Tbce gene encoding tubulin-specific chaperone E: MTNSQIPPCAIGDRIECGNSFGTIRYVGPIDGKPSIWLGIEWDEPERGKHDGNVNGIQYFTAKNPKSGSFVRPEKVNFGRSAIASIESRYGQVEDEFTTRINQQKQLLVQQTMNAPFLEMVGFDKVFNKQSNLNTLRIVNLRDQNVKSAGPQFKLSQTCPNIEELDISKNLLVSWEDVLVMCDQLPHLHWLNVSENLLTLPESLGDRKFPNVKTLICGAMELNWTDVCEIARIFHGLEEFRAPHNKIESLSPPRGIFNNLQLLDIEGNKIQYWSEVCKLSAAPVLEQLILENTGLSSIEFEGNERKVPMFRTLKKLCIVNNLLSEWRSIGELNRLENLDHLKISKNPVTETERPDTTYQIIIAKIANLKILNGVEIEPGERRGAEYDYIKKYGLEWLKVKGTEWESEFLRSHNRYLELIHKYGEPEESELTMKATVIQNSLIELNIVYEDFVVHKKMPPTITIQKLMVLTQKIFSLSERPQLTYVSNADSQIEIPLKDEMKEIGAYSIQNGDKILVKSCS, encoded by the exons ATGACCAATTCTCAAATTCCACCGTGTGCGATCGGGGACCGAATCGAATGCGGCAACTCATTCGGAACCATCCGATACGTGGGCCCCATTGACGGCAAGCCCTCGATTTGGTTGGGAATAGAGTGGGATGAGCCTGAGCGAGGAAAACACGACGGAAACGTGAATGGCATCCAATACTTCACCGCCAA AAACCCCAAGTCAGGCTCGTTTGTGCGCCCAGAGAAAGTCAATTTTGGCAGGTCTGCAATAGCTTCAATTGAATCGCGATACGGCCAAGTCGAGGACGAATTCACCACGAGGATTAATCAGCAGAAGCAGCTCTTGGTGCAGCAGACCATGAACGCACCCTTCTTGGAGATGGTGGGTTTCGACAAGGTATTCAACAAGCAGAGCAACCTGAACACGTTGCGCATCGTGAACTTGCGCGACCAGAACGTCAAGTCGGCTGGGCCCCAGTTTAAACTGAGCCAGACTTGCCCCAACATCGAGGAATTGGACATTTCCAAAAACTTGTTGGTCTCGTGGGAGGACGTTCTGGTCATGTGCGATCAACTACCTCATTTGCATTGGTTGAACGTCAGCGAGAATCTGCTAACGCTTCCAGAGTCGTTGGGTGATCGGAAATTTCCAAATGTGAAAACCTTGATTTGTGGGGCAATGGAGCTGAATTGGACAGACGTTTGCGAGATCGCACGAATATTTCACGGTCTCGAGGAGTTCAGGGCGCCCCACAACAAAATAGAGAGTCTGAGTCCCCCTCGTGGCATTTTTAACAACCTTCAATTGTTGGATATTGAAGGCAACAAGATACAGTATTGGTCGGAAGTCTGCAAATTGAGCGCGGCTCCCGTTTTGGAACAgctaattttagaaaacactGGACTGTCGTCGATAGAATTCGAAGGGAATGAACGGAAAGTACCTATGTTTaggacgttaaaaaaattatgtatcgTTAATAACTTGCTGAGCGAG TGGCGATCAATCGGCGAACTAAATCGGCTTGAGAATCTAGATCActtaaaaatttcgaaaaatccTGTTACGGAAACGGAACGTCCCGACACGACCTACCAGATAATTATCGCGAAAATCGCCAACTTGAAGATTTTGAATGGAGTAGAAATCGAGCCGGGGGAGCGGCGCGGAGCAGAATACGATTACATAAAGAAGTATGGACTTGAGTGGTTAAAGGTGAAGGGAACGGAGTGGGAATCGGAATTTTTACGAAGTCACAACAGATACTTGGAATTGATACACA aataTGGTGAGCCTGAAGAGTCTGAACTTACCATGAAAGCTACAGTAATTCAGAATTCGTTAATCGAATTGAATATAGTTTATGAAGATTTTGTAGTGCATAAAAAGATGCCTCCGACCATAACCATTCAGAAACTTATGGTACTAACCCAAAAAATCTTTAGCCTTTCTGAACGGCCGCAACTCACTTATGTCAGCAACGCTGACTCACAGATAGAAATTCCTCTAAAAGACGAGATGAAAGAGATTGGAGCttattcaatacaaaatggtGATAAAATTTTGGTCAAAAGTTGCAGTTAA